The following proteins come from a genomic window of Pseudomonas sp. J452:
- a CDS encoding molybdopterin oxidoreductase family protein, with protein MSKTLHHRACHLCEAICGLTIETERLADGSQQILSIKGDAQDSFSRGHICPKAVALQDIQHDPDRLRQPMRRSGSEWQPIGWDEAFALVAERLAAIQEQHGKNAVAIYQGNPSVHNYGLMTHSNYFLGQLKTRNRFSATSVDQLPHHLTSYLMYGHGFLLPIPDIDHTQFMLILGGNPLASNGSLMTVPDVEKRLKALKARGGKLVVVDPRRSETAAMADQHVFVRPGNDAALLLGLLNTLFDEGLTRASHLPVNGLEQVRAAIADFTAEAMSGRCGVPAATIRQLARDFAGAESAVCYGRMGVSTQAFGSLCHWLIQLINLVTGNLDQSGGALCTTPALDLVATTSGGHFNVWQSRVSGLPEYGGELPVAALAEEMLTPGDGQVRALITVAGNPVLSTPNGRQLEQALEGLEFMLSIDLYINETTRYADLILPPTAPLEHEHYDSTFNAFAVRNVTRFNEAVLDKPVGALDDWEIFVGLAKAFAAKVGNELKPTKAPEQMIDMGVRFGPYGDQSPHKLSLAALREQPHGIDLGPLQPNLGGRLKTESKAVEAAPALLVADLARFAAQPQAGEGELMLIGRRHVRSNNSWMHNYQRLVKGKPRHQLLMHPQDMAGRSLSDGQRVRIESRVGAIEVEVLGSEDMMPGVVSLPHGWGHARPGVQMAIASAQPGASANDLTDERHLDAVSGNAALNGLPVRVAAA; from the coding sequence ATGAGCAAGACCCTCCACCACCGTGCCTGCCACCTGTGCGAGGCTATCTGCGGTCTGACCATCGAAACCGAACGCCTGGCCGACGGCAGCCAGCAGATCCTGTCGATCAAGGGCGACGCTCAGGACAGCTTCAGTCGTGGCCATATCTGCCCCAAGGCCGTGGCCCTGCAAGACATCCAGCACGACCCTGACCGCCTGCGCCAACCCATGCGCCGCAGCGGCAGCGAGTGGCAGCCGATTGGCTGGGACGAGGCCTTTGCCCTGGTCGCCGAGCGCCTGGCGGCCATCCAGGAGCAGCACGGCAAGAACGCCGTGGCCATCTACCAGGGCAACCCCAGCGTGCACAACTACGGGCTGATGACCCACAGCAACTACTTCCTCGGCCAGCTGAAGACGCGCAACCGCTTCTCCGCCACCTCGGTGGATCAGTTGCCGCACCACCTGACCAGTTACCTGATGTATGGCCACGGCTTCCTGCTGCCGATCCCGGACATCGATCACACCCAGTTCATGCTGATCCTCGGTGGCAACCCGCTGGCCTCCAACGGCAGCCTGATGACCGTGCCGGACGTGGAGAAACGCCTAAAGGCGCTCAAGGCCCGTGGCGGCAAGCTGGTGGTAGTCGACCCACGGCGCAGCGAGACGGCGGCGATGGCCGACCAGCATGTGTTCGTCCGCCCTGGCAACGATGCAGCCTTGCTCCTGGGTCTGCTCAATACCCTGTTCGACGAGGGCCTGACCCGCGCCAGCCACCTGCCGGTCAATGGCCTGGAGCAGGTGCGGGCGGCGATTGCCGACTTCACGGCCGAGGCCATGAGCGGCCGCTGCGGCGTGCCGGCGGCGACCATCCGCCAGTTGGCGCGGGACTTCGCCGGCGCCGAGTCGGCGGTGTGCTACGGGCGCATGGGCGTTTCGACCCAGGCCTTCGGCAGCCTGTGCCACTGGCTGATCCAGCTGATCAACCTGGTCACCGGCAACCTCGATCAGTCCGGCGGCGCCCTGTGCACCACGCCGGCGCTGGACCTGGTGGCGACTACCTCCGGCGGCCATTTCAATGTCTGGCAGAGCCGGGTTTCCGGCCTGCCGGAGTACGGCGGCGAGCTGCCGGTGGCGGCGCTGGCCGAGGAGATGCTCACCCCGGGCGACGGCCAGGTGCGCGCGCTGATCACCGTGGCCGGCAACCCGGTGCTGTCCACCCCCAACGGTCGCCAGCTGGAGCAGGCGCTGGAAGGGCTGGAGTTCATGCTCAGCATCGACCTCTATATCAATGAAACCACCCGCTACGCCGACCTGATCCTGCCGCCCACCGCGCCGCTGGAGCACGAGCACTACGACAGCACCTTCAATGCCTTCGCCGTGCGCAACGTCACCCGTTTCAACGAGGCGGTGCTGGACAAGCCGGTCGGGGCGCTGGACGACTGGGAAATCTTCGTCGGCCTGGCCAAGGCCTTCGCCGCCAAGGTCGGCAATGAGCTGAAGCCGACCAAGGCGCCGGAGCAGATGATCGATATGGGCGTGCGCTTCGGCCCCTACGGCGACCAGTCGCCCCACAAGCTCAGCCTGGCGGCTCTGCGCGAGCAGCCCCATGGCATCGACCTGGGGCCGCTGCAGCCGAACCTGGGCGGGCGCCTGAAGACCGAGTCCAAGGCCGTCGAGGCCGCCCCGGCGCTGCTGGTCGCCGACCTCGCGCGTTTCGCAGCGCAACCGCAGGCGGGCGAGGGTGAGCTGATGTTGATCGGCCGTCGCCATGTGCGCAGCAACAATTCCTGGATGCACAACTACCAGCGCCTGGTGAAAGGCAAGCCGCGCCACCAGTTGCTGATGCATCCGCAGGACATGGCCGGGCGCAGCCTTAGCGATGGCCAGCGCGTGCGCATTGAGTCACGCGTTGGCGCCATCGAGGTCGAGGTGCTCGGCAGCGAGGACATGATGCCCGGCGTGGTCAGCCTGCCGCACGGCTGGGGGCATGCCCGCCCGGGTGTGCAGATGGCGATTGCCAGCGCCCAGCCCGGAGCCAGCGCCAATGACCTGACCGACGAGCGTCATCTCGATGCGGTATCCGGTAACGCGGCGCTGAACGGGTTGCCGGTGCGGGTTGCAGCAGCCTGA